The following nucleotide sequence is from Deinococcus planocerae.
TGCTCGAAACCGGGAATGCGCACGGTGCTCGCGCCGGTGGAGACGACGATGCCCCGGCGGGCCGCGAAGGTGTCCTCGCCATCTGCGGTGGTGGCGGTGATGAGCGTGGGGCTCACGAAGCGTGCCTCGCCCATCACAACGTCCACCCCGTTGCTCTTCAGGAGGCTCGCGACGCCGCCGGTGAGCTGCTTGACCACCCCTGCCTTGAACTGCTGCATCTGCGGCACGTCCACGCGGACCTCGGGGGCGATGACGCCCATTCGGCCCGCGTGCCGAACGCTGTCCGCGAGCTTGGCGGTGGAGATCAGCGCCTTGGTGGGAATGCAGCCCCAGTTCAGGCACACCCCGCCCAGGTACTCCCGCTCCACGCACAGGGTCTTGAGGCCGAGTTGCGCGGCGCGGATGGCGGCGACGTACCCGCCGGGTCCCCCGCCGATCACGATGGCGTCGTAGGTCGTGGATAGCGTCATGGAGTTTCCTTCCTGCGGTGTAACCGCACCCGCAGCTCACCCTTGGGGCGCAAGGTCAGGGACGGTTCAGGCACGACCTGGCCCGGGTCGAGCACTTCCAGGTGGTAGCGCTGGGTCAGCCTGGCGAGGACCAGGACCGCCTCCATCAGGGCGAAAGTGTTCCCGATGCACAGCCTTGGCCCCCCGCCGAAGGGGAAGTAGGCGTACCGTGGCAGGCCCGCCTCGAACTCCGGCGTCCAGCGCTCGGGCTGGAACGCCAGCGGCTCCGGGTAGAACGCCGCCTCGCGGTGCATCACCCACGGGCTGAGGCCCACCTCCGACCCTGCCGGGACCCGCACGTCGTCGCACACCCAATCCGCCAGGGGTTCACGGGAGACCCACCACACCGGCGGGTACAGCCGCAGCGCCTCCTTGACGACCTGCTGGGTGTAGACGAGCCGGGGGAAGTCCGCCGCGCCTGGGGTGTGGCCTCCCAGCACGGAGGCGAGTTCGGCGTGCAGCTTCCCTTCGACCTCGGGGTGCTCGCTCAGCAGGAAGAGCGCCCACGCCAGGGTGTTCGCGGTCGTCTCGTGGCCCGCCAGGAACAGCGTGATGAGTTCGTCGCGCAGTTGCGCGTCCGTCATGCCCGAGCCGTCCTCGTCGCGGGCGGCGAGGAACATCGACAGCAGGTCGCCGCGGTCGGCCCCCTCCGCCCGGCGTTCGGCCACCAGCGCGAGCATCAGGGCGTCGAGTTCCCGCACGGCGGCATGTAGGCGTGCTTCACCCGGCACCGGCAGCCTCACCGGCAGGCGCTCCATCAGGGCGCGCACGGCGCTCGTCATCTGCCGCCCGTACTCGTCGAGCATGGTGGTGACCGCGTGCCCGACCTGCCCCGCGCGCGGGTCGCCGTGCAGGTCCACGTCGAACACCGTCTGGGCGATAATCTCCATCGTCAGGCGTGACATGGCTTCGGTGAGATCCAGTTCCTGCCCGCCCTGCCAGCCCCAGAGCATTCGGTCGGTGAAGCGCACCATCGTCTCGCCGTACTCGGCGATGCGGGCGCGGTGGAAAGCGGGCTGGGCGAGGCGGCGCTGGCGCAACCAGAAGTTCCCCTCGCTGGTGACCAGGCCGTTGCCCAGCACCAGCCGCATGATCGGGTGGCGCTGGTAGCCCTTCTGGAAGGTGCGGCCGGTGTGGACGAGGACTTCCTCGACGTGCTCCGGGTGGGTGACGATATAGGTGTCCCGCTCGGCCTCGACGCGGACCTTGACCCCGCAGCCGTACTCGCGGGTCACGCGCTCCAGAAAGCCCAGGGGGTCACGGCCGAAGTCGAGCAAGTTGCCGAGGACGGGCAAGGGTCGGGGACCAGCCGTAGGGCTCATCTCGTCTCCTTTCAGCCGGGCCGGAAGCGCAGCAGGCGCAGGGCATTGGCGGTGACGAGCACGGTGGCGCCGGTGTCGGAGAGGATGGCGGGCCACAAGCCGGTGATCCCGAGCAGCGTGGTGACCAGGAAGATGGCCTTGAGGCCCAGGGCGAAGGTGACGTTCTGGCGGATGTTCTGCATGGTCGCGCGGGAGAGCTGCACCAGCTCCGCGACCCCGGTGACCGAGGAGCGCAGCAAGGCGGCGTCGGCGGTCTCCAGGGCCACGTCGGTGCCGCCCCCCATCGCGATGCCCACGTCCGACTGGGCCAGTGCAGGGGCGTCGTTGATGCCGTCCCCGACCATCGCCACCTTGCCGGAGGCCTTGAGGGCCGCGATCCGCCCGAGCTTGTCCTCGGGCAGCAACTCCGCTTCCACGTCCAGGCCCAGGTCACGCGCGATGGCGTTGCCCGTGCGGGCGTTGTCGCCAGTGAGCATGAGGGAACGGACGCCAAGACCTCCCAGCCGGGCCACCGCCTCCCGCGCGTCCGCTCGCGGCTCATCGCGAATGGCAATCAAGCCCAGCGGCCCGTGCCCGTTCAGCAGCACCACGACCGTCTTGCCCTGCTCCTCCAGCGCCTCGACTCGCGCCTGCACCTCGGGGGTGAGGCCGGTGCGCTCCTGCACGTACCGGGGTGACCCGACCGCCAGGTCCTCGCCGTCCACGACGGCGGTGACCGCCTTGCCGGGAATGGCCTTGGCCGCCTGGGGGGCTGGCACGTTCAATCCCCGTGCGCGCTCCACGATGGCCTTGGCGAGCGGGTGGGCGGAGCCCGTCTCCACCGCGGCGGCGAGGCGCAGCACGCTCGCCTCGTCCCCGAACAGCGGGATCACGTCGGTGACCTGCGGCTTGTTCTCGGTCAGCGTCCCGGTCTTGTCAAAGGCGATGGTCCGCACGCTGCCGATGGTCTCCAGGGCCGCGCCGCCCTTGATCAGGAGGCCACGCCGGGCTCCAGCGGAGATTCCGCTGGTGACGGCGGCAGGGACGCTCAGCACCAAGGCACAGGGGCAGGCGATCAGGAGCAGGGCCACGCCCTTGTAGATCCACGTGTGCCAGGGCTGACCGAACAGCAGCGGCGGGAGGACGGCGACCAGCAGGGCCACGAGCATCGCCGCCGGGGTGTACCAGCGGGAAAAGCGGTCGATAAAGCGCGCGGTGGGCGCCTTGGAGGCCTCCGCCTCCTCGACCAGGTGGATGATCCGCGCGATGGTGTTGTCGGAAGCCCCTCTCTCCACCCGCACAGTGAGGACCCCATCGGTGTTGATGCTTCCGGCGTACACGGTGTCCCCCACGCTCTTGTGAACGGGAACGCTCTCGCCCGTCACGGGGGAGTCGTCGAGGTTGGAGTCGCCCTGGGTGATGGTCCCGTCGGCGGGCACCCGCCCGCCCGGCTGCACGCGCACGGACTGCCCAACCTGAAGCGCCTCGACGGGGACCTCGCGGGTCTGCGTCCCTTCCAGCAGCAGGGCCGTCTTGGGCGCGAGCGCCGCGAGCGCGCGAATGCCGGCCCGGGCGCGTCCGGCCGCGATCCCTTCCAGCAGCTCGCCGATGGCGAACAGGAACACGACCAGGGACCCCTCGGCGGCTTCCCCGATGGCGACCGCGCCGATGGCCGCCACGCTGATCAGGGTGTTGATGGTGAAGGGTTCCCCGAGGCGGGCGCTGGCGAGAGCTTTGAGCAGCAGCGGCCACACGCCGATCAGGGTGGCGGCGGCGTAGGCCCAGAAAGCGAACCCCGGCGCGACCAGGCTGAACAGCAGCGCCAGGACCAGCAGCCCACCAGTCAGCAGGACGTTCCGGCCCTTCCCTGTCCGGTACCAGGGGAGCTCGGCCCGGGCCGGGCGGGGCGGGACCGGTGCGGCCACGTTCGTCCCGGCGTTGGCCTCGCCCTGCAATTCCGGTGGGTACCCGATGGAGCGCAGGGTCTGTTCAAGTTGCGCCCTCGGCGTCCGGGTCTCGTCCAGCGTCAGGCTGAGCGTCTGGGTGGTGAAGTTGACCTTCGGCTCGCCGACCCCCGGCAGTCGGGTGACCACGCCCTGCACCTTGTTGGCGCAGTCGGCGCAATCCATGTTGTTCACGAAGTAGCGCAGGGGCAGGCTGGGGGTGGCGGCCGGGGCGGCTTCCAGGGTGGGCGGGTAGCCCAGGGAGCGTAGCGTTTGTTCCAGGCGCTCGCGAGGCATCTGAGCCTCGTCCAGGGTGAGGCTCAGCGTCTGGGTGGTGAAGTTGACCTGGGGTGCCCCGACCCCGGGCAGCCGGGTCAGGGCGCTCTGCACCGTGCGGGCGCAGTCGGCACAGTCCATGCGCTCCACGAAGTAGCGCAGGGGCGTGCCTAGAGTGGAAGTGGACCTCGTCATGCCTTAAGATATCTGTATGGTTGTACAGATATCAAGCACGAGGGGACGCGTCTGAACGGCAAGGGGGTGGTCTGGGAAGGCAGCGGGCCGCGCTCCTGGGACACCGTCCACACCCTACCCGCCGCGGCCATTCTCCTGTCCGCACTGCTGGGAACCGCGCTGGCGCTGACGGCCGTGCCGTACGGCTGGAGTACCCTCACTCCCTTGCCGCTCGCCGCGCTGCTGCTGTGGGCCTGTACCCCGACCGCTCCGCGTGCGGTCGCCGCCCGGCTGTTCTGGAGCTTGACCGCCTTTTTCAGCATCCACCTGCTGTTCTTACCGCTCAGTTTCGCGCAGCTCTTCGGGGTGGTGGGCGCCCTGCTCTTTCCCGCGCTGTTCGTGCTTGAAGGAACCTTCTACGCGCTGCTTGGGCTGTTGGTGGCCCGGCTCACGCCCGGTTTCCTGGGGCGGGTCTGGGGCCTGGCATTCGGGTGGGTGATCCTGGAGTGGCTGCGGCACCTGGGGCCGTTCGCCTTTCCCTGGGGCACGCTGGGGTACACCCTGCTCCCCACCCCGCTGATCCAGGTGGCCGACCTCGGCGGCGTCCTGCTCGCCAGCCTGCTGGTCACGTCCATGGCGGCGGCGCTCGCCAGCCTGGCCCGGCGGGAGGCCCGGCCACTGGCGCTGGTGCTGCCCGTCTGGGGCCTGGCGCTGGCCTACGGGTTAACGCGGCCCGAGCCCTCGCCGCCCACCCACCGGGCGCTGCTGGTGCAGGGCAACCTCAACCCGCTGGACAAGGTGGCGGGCACGGCTGATCCGCTGCCGGTCTATGCCCGTCTCAGCGGAGCCGCCGCTGGAACAGTCGCCGTCTGGCCGGAAACCGCCATCTCGGACCGCGACCTGGGCCGTCTGCCCGATCAGCCCCTGCTGATCGGCGTCGCCCGCCCGGCTCAGAACCGGGTCGAGGCGTGGGACGGCGGCCTGGTGGGCGCCTACGACAAACGGCGGCGGGTGCCGTTCGCCGAGCATTTCCCGCTGCGTGCCCCCCTGGCGCCGCTGTACGGGTGGGTCTTCCGGGCGCTGGGCGTGCCCGACCTGACCGGTTTGCTGCCGGGTCGCCTCGACCGGCCGCTGACCCTGGGCGGCGTAGTGTACGGGGCGTACGTGTGTTACGAGAGCGTCTTTCCCGAGATCGCCCGTGGCCTCGTGCGGAAAGGCGCGGGGGTGCTGGTGAATGTGTCCAACGACGGCTGGTTCAACGCGGGGAACGGGGTGGCGCAGCACTTCGCGCTGGGGCGGGTGCGGGCCATCGAGACACGCCGGTACCTGCTGCGCGCGGGCAACATCGGCGTGACGGCAGTGATCGACCCCCGCGGCCGGGTGACGCAGGCGCTGCCGATCCGCCGCGAGGGGGCGCTCCAGGCCCGCTTCGCCGTGGAGGAAGGACAGACGTGGTACGTCCGGTTGGGGGACTGGCCGGTGGGGGTGTTGGCCCTAGGCCTCCTGGGGCTCGTGTTTGCCCGGCGGGGGGTGAAGCGGACG
It contains:
- a CDS encoding cytochrome P450 produces the protein MSPTAGPRPLPVLGNLLDFGRDPLGFLERVTREYGCGVKVRVEAERDTYIVTHPEHVEEVLVHTGRTFQKGYQRHPIMRLVLGNGLVTSEGNFWLRQRRLAQPAFHRARIAEYGETMVRFTDRMLWGWQGGQELDLTEAMSRLTMEIIAQTVFDVDLHGDPRAGQVGHAVTTMLDEYGRQMTSAVRALMERLPVRLPVPGEARLHAAVRELDALMLALVAERRAEGADRGDLLSMFLAARDEDGSGMTDAQLRDELITLFLAGHETTANTLAWALFLLSEHPEVEGKLHAELASVLGGHTPGAADFPRLVYTQQVVKEALRLYPPVWWVSREPLADWVCDDVRVPAGSEVGLSPWVMHREAAFYPEPLAFQPERWTPEFEAGLPRYAYFPFGGGPRLCIGNTFALMEAVLVLARLTQRYHLEVLDPGQVVPEPSLTLRPKGELRVRLHRRKETP
- a CDS encoding heavy metal translocating P-type ATPase, whose amino-acid sequence is MTRSTSTLGTPLRYFVERMDCADCARTVQSALTRLPGVGAPQVNFTTQTLSLTLDEAQMPRERLEQTLRSLGYPPTLEAAPAATPSLPLRYFVNNMDCADCANKVQGVVTRLPGVGEPKVNFTTQTLSLTLDETRTPRAQLEQTLRSIGYPPELQGEANAGTNVAAPVPPRPARAELPWYRTGKGRNVLLTGGLLVLALLFSLVAPGFAFWAYAAATLIGVWPLLLKALASARLGEPFTINTLISVAAIGAVAIGEAAEGSLVVFLFAIGELLEGIAAGRARAGIRALAALAPKTALLLEGTQTREVPVEALQVGQSVRVQPGGRVPADGTITQGDSNLDDSPVTGESVPVHKSVGDTVYAGSINTDGVLTVRVERGASDNTIARIIHLVEEAEASKAPTARFIDRFSRWYTPAAMLVALLVAVLPPLLFGQPWHTWIYKGVALLLIACPCALVLSVPAAVTSGISAGARRGLLIKGGAALETIGSVRTIAFDKTGTLTENKPQVTDVIPLFGDEASVLRLAAAVETGSAHPLAKAIVERARGLNVPAPQAAKAIPGKAVTAVVDGEDLAVGSPRYVQERTGLTPEVQARVEALEEQGKTVVVLLNGHGPLGLIAIRDEPRADAREAVARLGGLGVRSLMLTGDNARTGNAIARDLGLDVEAELLPEDKLGRIAALKASGKVAMVGDGINDAPALAQSDVGIAMGGGTDVALETADAALLRSSVTGVAELVQLSRATMQNIRQNVTFALGLKAIFLVTTLLGITGLWPAILSDTGATVLVTANALRLLRFRPG
- the lnt gene encoding apolipoprotein N-acyltransferase, translated to MALTAVPYGWSTLTPLPLAALLLWACTPTAPRAVAARLFWSLTAFFSIHLLFLPLSFAQLFGVVGALLFPALFVLEGTFYALLGLLVARLTPGFLGRVWGLAFGWVILEWLRHLGPFAFPWGTLGYTLLPTPLIQVADLGGVLLASLLVTSMAAALASLARREARPLALVLPVWGLALAYGLTRPEPSPPTHRALLVQGNLNPLDKVAGTADPLPVYARLSGAAAGTVAVWPETAISDRDLGRLPDQPLLIGVARPAQNRVEAWDGGLVGAYDKRRRVPFAEHFPLRAPLAPLYGWVFRALGVPDLTGLLPGRLDRPLTLGGVVYGAYVCYESVFPEIARGLVRKGAGVLVNVSNDGWFNAGNGVAQHFALGRVRAIETRRYLLRAGNIGVTAVIDPRGRVTQALPIRREGALQARFAVEEGQTWYVRLGDWPVGVLALGLLGLVFARRGVKRTPG